The proteins below come from a single Streptomyces sp. B3I8 genomic window:
- a CDS encoding DNA polymerase III subunit alpha — MSAFTHLRTASGFSLRYGASHPERLAGRAGERGMDALALTDRDTLAGAVRFTRACAKAGVRPLYGVDLAVAPYRPDRPGGDRRRTPVRGGAFVDESAPRVTFLARDGATGWADLCRIVSAAHAGRTPGDGPPLLPWDANHGDGLTVLLGPDSDVGRALATGRPDRAARLLAPWREAYGAALRLEAVWHGRTGTGPGSLRLAARTVGFAAEQGVRPVLSNAVRYADPGLGPVADVLDAARRLVPVDPTKELDSGEAWLKDTGAMAHAAERIVEAAGFRPGTARHLLEQTRATAAECVVDPEDDLGIGTVHFPEPHLVGAARRTAQRTLASRAAAGMVRLGLDGRRAYWERMHQELDIIAHHDFASYFLTVAQVVDDVRGMGIRVAARGSGAGSLVNHLLGIAHADPVEHGLLMERFLSKRRPVLPDIDIDVESARRIEVYRAIIGRFGTERVATVSMPETYRVRHAVRDVGAALSMDPAEIDRIAKSFPHIRARDARAALDELPELRALAGERERYGRLWELVEALDALPRGVAMHPCGVLLSDASLRGRTPVVPTSGEGLPMSQFDKDDVEELGLLKLDVLGVRMQSAMAHAVTEIERTSGERIDLDAVPPGDPATYRLIRSAETLGCFQIESPGQRDLVGRLQPATFHDLVVDISLFRPGPVAADMVRPFIEARHGRAPVRYPHPDLEEPLKETYGVVVFHEQIIHLVHILTGCGLDEADRVRRGLSDPDAQGRIRFWFAQQAAARGYDAETIARTWEIVEAFGSYGFCKAHAVAFAVPTYQSAWLKTHHPAAFYAGLLTHDPGMYPKRLLLADARRRGVPVLPLDVNRSGVAHRIELVSEGEGRAGAWGLRLALSDVHGISEAEAERIAVGQPYASLLDFWERARPSRPVAGRLAQVGALDAFGANRRDLQLHLTELHRGARSGGGGQLPLAGGRRTASAGLPDLSDEERLSAELGVLSMDASRHLMDDHRAFLDELRVLSARRLREARHGETVLVAGAKAATQTPPIRSGRRVVFTTLDDGTGLVDLAFFDDSHDTCAHTVFHSWLLLVRGVVQRRGPRSLSVVGAAAWNLAELLEIRRREGLEGVAARLAATGTVTGTGGGGTGGSGTGGRVRTEAVAGADGLPRPTGSAAQDAMERRRRAKGQEGQEGQEGQEEAGEEQGGDDGRGRRIRMSTGYEMHPWADLRPAGEGPPGGRKLWHQSPGSAG; from the coding sequence GTGTCGGCGTTCACGCATCTGCGCACCGCCTCCGGGTTCTCCCTGCGCTACGGCGCCTCGCACCCCGAGCGGCTGGCCGGGCGCGCCGGGGAGCGGGGGATGGACGCCCTCGCGCTCACCGACCGGGACACCCTCGCCGGTGCCGTCCGGTTCACCCGTGCGTGCGCGAAGGCCGGGGTCCGCCCGCTGTACGGCGTGGACCTGGCGGTCGCCCCGTACCGCCCCGACCGCCCGGGTGGGGACCGCCGCCGCACCCCCGTGCGCGGCGGCGCCTTCGTCGACGAGTCGGCCCCCCGTGTCACCTTCCTCGCCCGGGACGGAGCCACCGGCTGGGCCGATCTGTGCAGAATCGTTTCAGCGGCGCACGCCGGCCGCACCCCCGGCGACGGCCCTCCACTGCTGCCCTGGGACGCCAACCACGGCGACGGCCTCACCGTGCTGCTCGGCCCCGACTCCGACGTCGGCCGCGCCCTCGCCACCGGCCGCCCCGACCGCGCCGCACGGCTGCTCGCACCCTGGCGCGAGGCGTACGGCGCCGCCCTGCGCCTGGAGGCCGTCTGGCACGGCCGCACCGGCACCGGGCCCGGCTCCCTGCGGCTGGCCGCCCGTACCGTCGGCTTCGCCGCCGAGCAGGGCGTACGGCCCGTGCTCAGCAACGCCGTGCGCTACGCCGACCCCGGCCTCGGCCCGGTCGCCGACGTCCTGGACGCCGCCCGCCGGCTGGTCCCCGTCGACCCCACCAAGGAGCTGGACTCCGGTGAGGCCTGGCTGAAGGACACCGGCGCCATGGCCCACGCCGCCGAGCGGATCGTGGAGGCGGCCGGCTTCCGCCCCGGGACAGCCCGCCACCTGCTGGAGCAGACCCGGGCCACGGCCGCCGAGTGCGTGGTCGACCCCGAGGACGACCTCGGCATCGGCACCGTCCACTTCCCCGAGCCCCACCTCGTCGGCGCCGCCCGCCGCACCGCCCAGCGCACCCTCGCCTCCCGGGCGGCGGCCGGCATGGTCCGGCTCGGCCTCGACGGGCGGCGCGCGTACTGGGAGCGGATGCACCAGGAACTGGACATCATCGCCCACCACGACTTCGCCTCGTACTTCCTCACCGTCGCCCAGGTCGTGGACGACGTGCGCGGCATGGGCATCCGGGTCGCCGCGCGCGGCTCCGGCGCCGGCTCCCTGGTCAACCACCTCCTCGGCATCGCGCACGCCGACCCGGTCGAGCACGGGCTGCTGATGGAGCGCTTCCTGTCCAAGCGGCGCCCGGTGCTGCCCGACATCGACATCGACGTGGAGTCCGCGCGCCGCATCGAGGTCTACCGCGCGATCATCGGCCGGTTCGGCACCGAGCGGGTCGCCACCGTCTCGATGCCGGAGACGTACCGGGTCCGGCACGCCGTCCGCGACGTGGGCGCGGCGCTGTCCATGGACCCCGCCGAGATCGACCGGATCGCCAAGTCCTTCCCGCACATCCGTGCCCGCGACGCCCGCGCGGCCCTCGACGAACTGCCCGAACTGCGTGCGCTCGCGGGCGAGCGGGAGCGGTACGGCAGGCTCTGGGAGCTGGTCGAGGCCCTCGACGCGCTGCCGCGCGGGGTCGCCATGCACCCGTGCGGGGTGCTGCTCTCCGACGCTTCCCTGCGCGGCCGTACGCCGGTCGTGCCGACCAGCGGCGAGGGGCTGCCGATGTCCCAGTTCGACAAGGACGACGTGGAGGAGCTCGGGCTGCTCAAGCTGGACGTGCTCGGGGTGCGGATGCAGTCGGCGATGGCGCACGCGGTCACCGAGATCGAACGCACCAGCGGCGAACGGATCGACCTGGACGCGGTGCCGCCGGGCGATCCGGCGACGTACCGGCTGATCCGGTCCGCCGAGACGCTCGGCTGCTTCCAGATCGAGTCGCCCGGCCAGCGGGACCTGGTCGGCAGGCTCCAGCCGGCCACGTTCCACGACCTGGTGGTCGACATCTCGCTCTTCCGGCCCGGCCCGGTCGCCGCCGACATGGTGCGGCCGTTCATCGAGGCCCGGCACGGGCGGGCCCCGGTCCGCTACCCGCACCCCGACCTGGAGGAACCGCTGAAGGAGACGTACGGCGTCGTCGTCTTCCACGAGCAGATCATCCACCTCGTGCACATCCTGACCGGCTGCGGGCTCGACGAGGCCGACCGGGTGCGGCGCGGGCTGTCCGACCCCGACGCGCAGGGCCGCATCCGGTTCTGGTTCGCGCAGCAGGCGGCCGCGCGCGGGTACGACGCGGAGACGATCGCGCGCACCTGGGAGATCGTCGAGGCGTTCGGCAGTTACGGCTTCTGCAAGGCGCACGCGGTGGCCTTCGCCGTGCCCACGTACCAGTCGGCATGGCTGAAGACCCACCACCCCGCCGCCTTCTACGCCGGGCTGCTCACCCACGACCCCGGGATGTACCCCAAGCGGCTGCTGCTCGCGGACGCGCGGCGGCGGGGGGTGCCGGTGCTGCCGCTGGACGTGAACCGGTCCGGAGTCGCCCACCGTATCGAACTGGTGTCCGAAGGTGAGGGGCGTGCGGGCGCCTGGGGGCTGCGGCTCGCCCTCTCGGACGTGCACGGCATCAGCGAGGCCGAGGCCGAACGGATCGCCGTCGGGCAGCCGTACGCCTCCCTGCTCGACTTCTGGGAACGCGCCCGGCCCAGCAGACCGGTCGCCGGACGGCTCGCGCAGGTCGGCGCGCTGGACGCGTTCGGCGCCAACCGGCGCGACCTCCAACTGCACCTGACCGAACTGCACCGGGGCGCCCGGAGCGGGGGCGGCGGGCAGCTCCCGCTGGCCGGGGGCCGGCGCACCGCCTCCGCCGGGCTGCCCGACCTGTCGGACGAGGAACGGCTCAGCGCCGAACTGGGCGTGCTCTCCATGGACGCCTCGCGCCACCTGATGGACGATCACCGCGCCTTCCTCGACGAGCTGCGCGTGCTGTCCGCGCGACGGCTGCGCGAGGCCCGGCACGGTGAGACGGTGCTGGTCGCGGGTGCCAAGGCGGCCACCCAGACCCCGCCCATCCGCTCCGGCCGCCGGGTCGTCTTCACCACCCTCGACGACGGCACCGGACTGGTCGACCTGGCCTTCTTCGACGACTCCCACGACACCTGCGCCCACACCGTCTTCCACTCCTGGCTGCTGCTGGTGCGCGGCGTGGTCCAGCGGCGCGGTCCGCGCAGCCTGAGCGTGGTGGGCGCGGCGGCCTGGAACCTCGCGGAACTGCTGGAGATACGCCGGCGGGAGGGGCTCGAGGGAGTGGCGGCCCGGCTGGCGGCGACGGGGACGGTGACGGGGACCGGCGGCGGGGGCACCGGTGGGTCCGGTACCGGCGGC
- a CDS encoding nuclear transport factor 2 family protein: protein MGNKELVLQATDELFGKKDPSAVDRRVAAGYRQHSSLAADGPEALRDLVAGLPDGFRYEGARVIADGDLVALHGTYYGFGPDPLVAFDLFRVDSDGKLAEHWDALTPVVAKTASGRSQTDGQSEPRDLDRTETNRALVLEFATRVLKGADYSVLTDFISTGTYLQHNPEAADGLAGFGAAAAKWGEQGKNLVYRTVHKVVAEGDLVLLQSEGEFGVPVAYWDLFRVADGKIVEHWDVIAPVPAELPHSNGLF from the coding sequence ATGGGCAACAAGGAACTGGTTCTGCAGGCCACCGATGAGCTGTTCGGCAAGAAGGACCCCTCGGCGGTGGACCGCCGGGTGGCGGCCGGCTACCGCCAGCACAGCAGTCTGGCCGCGGACGGCCCGGAGGCCTTGCGCGACCTGGTGGCCGGTCTGCCCGACGGTTTCCGCTACGAGGGTGCCCGGGTGATCGCGGACGGCGACCTGGTGGCGTTGCACGGCACCTACTACGGTTTCGGACCGGATCCGCTGGTGGCCTTCGACCTGTTCCGCGTCGACTCCGACGGCAAGCTGGCCGAGCACTGGGACGCTCTCACTCCGGTCGTGGCGAAGACCGCTTCCGGCCGCTCGCAGACCGACGGGCAGAGCGAGCCGCGTGACCTGGACAGGACCGAGACCAACCGGGCCCTGGTCCTGGAGTTCGCAACGAGAGTCCTCAAGGGTGCCGACTACTCGGTACTGACCGACTTCATCTCCACCGGGACCTATCTCCAGCACAACCCGGAGGCCGCCGACGGCCTGGCCGGCTTCGGCGCCGCCGCCGCGAAGTGGGGCGAGCAGGGCAAGAACCTCGTCTACAGGACGGTGCACAAGGTCGTCGCCGAGGGCGACCTGGTGCTGCTGCAGTCCGAGGGCGAGTTCGGGGTGCCGGTGGCGTACTGGGACCTGTTCCGCGTCGCCGACGGCAAGATCGTCGAGCACTGGGACGTGATCGCGCCGGTTCCGGCCGAACTGCCGCACTCCAACGGGCTGTTCTGA
- a CDS encoding helix-turn-helix domain-containing protein: protein MVKSEHPTGEAGVAEYGFHNADRASLGIEVTGIRQLARKLSPQSLLGVHRTDFHQLILVEAGEAVTMVDFHDHASPPGTLLHVAPGRVLRLPRPLHPDDPVQAAIVLFTPAFLPPLEAARTLLTPFDPAVWHLAPHENAPVTAALGELATEYRSAVREPGSAATGELLRHLLAALVLRIARLPTPHGDPPGSATTAGDAFLRFQHELERSFATTRNAGAYAARVGYSLPTLNRACQAATGRNAKALIDARVALEAGRLLAHTDLPVATIGRRLGFTEPTNFGKFFTRQTGLPPGTFRTRQRP, encoded by the coding sequence ATGGTCAAAAGTGAACATCCGACCGGAGAGGCCGGCGTCGCCGAGTACGGTTTCCACAACGCCGACCGCGCCTCACTGGGCATCGAAGTGACCGGCATCAGGCAGTTGGCCAGGAAGCTCTCCCCGCAGTCGCTTCTCGGCGTGCACCGCACCGACTTCCATCAGTTGATCCTGGTCGAGGCCGGGGAAGCGGTCACCATGGTCGATTTCCATGATCACGCCTCGCCCCCGGGCACTCTGCTGCACGTGGCGCCCGGACGGGTACTGCGCCTGCCCCGCCCCCTCCACCCGGACGACCCGGTCCAAGCGGCCATCGTGCTGTTCACCCCCGCCTTCCTGCCGCCCCTGGAGGCCGCCCGCACCCTGCTCACCCCCTTCGACCCCGCCGTCTGGCACCTCGCACCGCACGAGAACGCCCCAGTGACCGCCGCCCTGGGCGAACTCGCCACCGAGTACCGAAGCGCGGTGCGGGAGCCGGGCAGCGCGGCCACCGGGGAACTCCTGCGCCATCTGCTCGCCGCACTCGTCCTGCGCATCGCCAGGCTCCCCACCCCGCACGGGGACCCACCCGGATCCGCCACCACCGCAGGCGACGCCTTCCTGCGCTTCCAGCACGAACTCGAACGATCCTTCGCCACCACCCGCAACGCCGGCGCCTACGCCGCCCGGGTCGGTTACTCCCTGCCCACCCTCAACCGCGCCTGCCAAGCCGCCACCGGCCGCAACGCCAAAGCCCTCATCGACGCCCGCGTCGCCCTGGAAGCCGGCCGCCTCCTGGCCCACACCGACCTGCCCGTCGCCACCATCGGCCGCCGGCTCGGCTTCACCGAACCCACCAACTTCGGCAAGTTCTTCACCCGACAGACCGGCCTGCCCCCCGGCACCTTCCGCACACGCCAGCGCCCCTGA
- a CDS encoding slipin family protein, translating to MVEELVTAGVALVCASGVYLTAGARVVKQYERGVVLRLGRLRSDVRGPGFTMIVPFVDKLRKVNMQIVTMPIPAQEGITRDNVTVRVDAVVYFRVTSAADAVIRVEDYRFAVSQMAQTSLRSIIGKSELDDLLSNREKLNQGLELMIDSPAVEWGVTIDRVEIKDVSLPETMKRSMARQAEADRDRRARVINADGELQASKKLAEAAAQMADQPAALQLRLLQTVVAVAAEKNSTLVLPFPVELLRFLEKAQQGVGPGPAPAPAPAPAPAPAPAPASAPASAPVSASAEVASSGPASGPGPGQ from the coding sequence ATGGTCGAGGAACTGGTGACGGCGGGTGTGGCGCTCGTCTGCGCCTCGGGTGTCTATCTGACGGCGGGGGCCCGGGTCGTCAAACAGTACGAGCGCGGTGTGGTCCTGCGGCTGGGCCGGCTGCGGTCCGACGTGCGCGGGCCCGGGTTCACGATGATCGTTCCGTTCGTGGACAAGCTCCGCAAGGTCAACATGCAGATCGTGACGATGCCGATCCCCGCACAGGAGGGGATCACGCGGGACAACGTCACGGTGCGGGTGGACGCGGTCGTGTACTTCCGCGTGACCTCGGCGGCCGACGCCGTCATCCGGGTCGAGGACTACCGGTTCGCGGTCTCGCAGATGGCGCAGACCTCACTGCGGTCGATCATCGGCAAGAGTGAGCTCGACGATCTGCTCTCCAACCGGGAGAAGCTCAACCAGGGCCTGGAGCTGATGATCGACAGCCCGGCGGTGGAATGGGGGGTCACGATCGACCGGGTGGAGATCAAGGACGTCTCGCTGCCGGAGACGATGAAACGGTCGATGGCGCGGCAGGCGGAAGCGGACCGGGACCGGCGCGCGCGGGTCATCAACGCGGACGGGGAGCTGCAGGCGTCGAAGAAGCTGGCGGAGGCGGCGGCGCAGATGGCGGACCAGCCGGCGGCGTTGCAGCTGCGGCTCCTGCAGACGGTGGTGGCGGTGGCGGCGGAGAAGAACTCCACGCTGGTGCTGCCGTTCCCGGTGGAGCTGTTGCGGTTCCTGGAGAAGGCGCAGCAGGGGGTGGGGCCGGGTCCTGCTCCGGCGCCTGCTCCTGCTCCGGCGCCTGCTCCTGCTCCGGCGCCTGCTTCGGCTCCGGCGTCGGCTCCTGTTTCGGCGTCGGCCGAGGTGGCTTCCTCGGGGCCGGCGTCGGGGCCGGGGCCGGGGCAATAG
- a CDS encoding S1 family peptidase: MRIKRTTPRSGMSRRTRLIAIGSTLVAAAAIAVPSANASDTAATFSTAQLDRAGSSVLEADVPGTAWAVDTANHRVVVTVDSTVSQAEIAKIEQAAGSESGALTIKHTPGTFKKLIGGGDAIYASGWRCSLGFNVQDSSGNYYFLTAGHCTDGAGTWWSNSSHSTTLGTTAGSSFPGNDYGIVRYTNSSVSKSGTVGNVDITSAATPSVGTTVYRRGSTTGVHSGRVTALNTTVNYGGGDVVSGLIQTTVCAEPGDSGGSLYSNSGVAYGLTSGGSGDCSSGGTTFFQPVTEALSAYGVHVY; the protein is encoded by the coding sequence GTGAGGATCAAGCGCACCACCCCTCGCAGCGGCATGTCGAGACGGACCCGGCTGATCGCCATCGGTTCGACACTCGTGGCCGCCGCCGCGATCGCGGTCCCCAGCGCGAACGCGTCCGACACCGCCGCCACCTTCAGCACCGCCCAGCTCGACCGGGCCGGCAGTTCGGTGCTCGAAGCCGACGTCCCGGGCACCGCCTGGGCGGTCGACACGGCGAACCACCGCGTGGTCGTCACCGTCGACAGCACGGTCTCCCAGGCCGAGATAGCCAAGATCGAGCAAGCGGCCGGCAGCGAGTCCGGCGCGCTCACCATCAAGCACACCCCCGGCACGTTCAAGAAGCTGATCGGTGGCGGCGACGCCATCTACGCCAGCGGCTGGCGCTGCTCGCTGGGCTTCAACGTCCAGGACTCGAGCGGGAACTACTACTTCCTGACCGCCGGGCACTGCACCGACGGCGCGGGCACCTGGTGGTCGAACTCCTCCCACTCGACGACGCTCGGCACCACCGCCGGATCCAGCTTCCCCGGCAACGACTACGGCATCGTGCGCTACACCAACAGCTCGGTGAGCAAGTCGGGCACGGTGGGCAATGTGGACATCACCAGCGCCGCCACGCCGTCCGTCGGCACCACCGTCTACCGCCGCGGTTCCACCACCGGCGTCCACAGCGGCCGGGTCACCGCGCTCAACACGACGGTCAACTACGGCGGCGGCGACGTCGTCTCCGGTCTGATCCAGACCACGGTCTGCGCCGAACCCGGCGACTCCGGCGGTTCGCTGTACTCCAACAGCGGCGTCGCCTACGGTCTGACCTCCGGCGGCAGCGGCGACTGCAGCTCCGGCGGTACGACCTTCTTCCAGCCGGTGACCGAGGCGCTGAGCGCGTACGGCGTCCACGTGTACTGA
- a CDS encoding DUF1684 domain-containing protein translates to MTTDAPDAWKQWQESRLGTVSAPYGHLALTGTHWIEDLPDGRIPDTPGRWAAEEDAVVLAAREGDGLTVDGKPATGRIRLAADPGPVGAARVAHGERRLVVLVREDVWGVRVYDPAAPARREFRGIEATPYDPRWTVPGHFTPYGAPRTVRVENADGRYRGLGLGGVLAFTLDGQDLTLQVSVRDDGSLRAVFTDITGADGGSYRFRLLDAPAPDEQGSATVDFNRAYLPPCAFCSHFLCPLPPPGNTLDVAVAAGERGLR, encoded by the coding sequence ATGACGACGGACGCACCCGACGCGTGGAAGCAGTGGCAGGAAAGCCGTCTGGGGACGGTCTCGGCCCCCTACGGACACCTCGCCCTGACCGGCACCCACTGGATCGAGGACCTCCCGGACGGTCGAATTCCGGACACCCCCGGCCGGTGGGCGGCCGAGGAGGACGCGGTGGTCCTCGCCGCGCGCGAGGGGGACGGGCTCACGGTCGACGGGAAGCCCGCCACCGGCCGCATCCGCCTGGCCGCCGACCCCGGACCGGTGGGCGCGGCCAGGGTGGCCCACGGCGAGCGGCGCCTGGTCGTCCTGGTCCGCGAGGACGTCTGGGGCGTTCGCGTCTACGACCCGGCCGCCCCCGCCCGCCGGGAGTTCCGCGGCATCGAGGCCACGCCGTACGACCCGCGCTGGACGGTGCCGGGCCACTTCACCCCGTACGGCGCCCCCCGGACCGTGCGCGTGGAGAACGCCGACGGCCGCTACCGGGGGCTCGGGCTCGGCGGAGTGCTCGCCTTCACGCTCGACGGGCAGGATCTCACCCTGCAGGTGTCGGTCCGGGACGACGGCTCGCTGCGGGCCGTCTTCACCGACATCACCGGCGCGGACGGCGGCAGTTACCGCTTCCGTCTCCTGGACGCGCCGGCGCCCGACGAGCAGGGGAGCGCGACGGTGGACTTCAACCGCGCGTACCTCCCCCCGTGCGCCTTTTGCTCCCATTTCCTCTGTCCCCTCCCGCCGCCGGGCAATACGCTGGACGTCGCGGTCGCGGCGGGGGAGCGCGGCCTGCGCTGA
- a CDS encoding DUF5685 family protein has product MFGIVRPCRHRLSEGLRNQWTAHLCGLCLALRQDHGQFARVATNYDGLLISVLTEAQSASADGARRLAGPCPLRGMRTASVARGEGARLAAAVSLVLASAKVRDHIADGDGLLARRPVALAARRVAASWGRAGARGGQDVGFDTALLVDAVERQAGVEALAGIGTSLLTVTEPTETATAAAFAHTALLAGRPANAAPLAEAGRLFGRLAHLLDAVEDQVEDAATGAWNPLTATGTPAAEARRLADDALHGIRLALHEVEFTDPALAHLLLVHELPRSVDRAFGTEACGHGGHAGQGGHAVQGGPALGAFGPPRSPQSPFGPPQSPFGPPRPPFEPPRPPEKRGWLGGCAVATGLCCTCQVCCADEYEGPWSRKKREGCLSNCDCDCDWGCCEAFSCCECCECGSCCDC; this is encoded by the coding sequence GTGTTCGGAATCGTTCGCCCTTGTCGGCACCGGCTCAGCGAGGGGCTCAGAAATCAGTGGACGGCCCACTTGTGCGGGCTGTGCCTGGCGCTGCGCCAAGACCACGGACAATTCGCGAGGGTCGCGACAAATTATGACGGTCTCCTCATATCGGTGTTGACGGAAGCTCAGTCCGCGTCCGCCGACGGAGCCAGGCGCCTCGCGGGGCCCTGCCCGCTGCGCGGCATGCGGACCGCGTCCGTCGCCCGGGGCGAGGGCGCCCGGCTCGCCGCCGCGGTCTCGCTGGTGCTCGCCTCCGCCAAGGTGCGCGACCACATCGCCGACGGGGACGGGCTGCTGGCCCGTCGGCCGGTGGCCCTCGCCGCCCGCCGGGTCGCCGCGAGCTGGGGGCGCGCGGGCGCCCGCGGCGGACAGGACGTCGGGTTCGACACCGCGCTGCTCGTCGACGCGGTGGAGCGGCAGGCGGGCGTCGAGGCGCTCGCCGGGATCGGCACTTCCCTGCTCACCGTCACCGAACCCACCGAGACGGCCACCGCGGCCGCGTTCGCGCACACCGCGCTGCTCGCCGGGCGCCCGGCCAACGCCGCACCGCTCGCCGAGGCCGGACGGCTCTTCGGGCGGCTCGCGCATCTGCTGGACGCGGTCGAGGACCAGGTCGAGGACGCCGCCACCGGCGCGTGGAACCCGCTCACCGCGACCGGCACCCCGGCCGCCGAGGCGCGACGGCTCGCCGACGACGCGCTGCACGGGATCCGGCTGGCGCTGCACGAGGTGGAGTTCACCGATCCGGCGCTGGCGCACCTGCTGCTCGTGCACGAACTGCCGCGCTCGGTGGACCGGGCGTTCGGGACGGAGGCGTGCGGGCACGGTGGGCACGCCGGGCAGGGCGGGCACGCCGTGCAGGGCGGCCCGGCGCTGGGTGCCTTCGGTCCGCCGCGGTCGCCGCAGTCGCCCTTCGGTCCGCCGCAGTCGCCCTTCGGTCCGCCGCGGCCGCCGTTCGAGCCGCCGCGGCCGCCGGAGAAGCGGGGCTGGCTGGGCGGGTGTGCGGTCGCCACGGGGCTGTGCTGCACCTGCCAGGTGTGCTGTGCCGACGAGTACGAGGGGCCCTGGTCGCGGAAGAAGCGCGAGGGGTGCCTGAGCAACTGTGACTGCGACTGCGACTGGGGCTGCTGCGAGGCCTTCAGCTGTTGCGAGTGCTGTGAGTGCGGCTCCTGCTGCGACTGCTGA
- a CDS encoding cell division protein SepF, whose product MGSVRKASAWLGLVDDNDDERYYDDDYAESQETGDVWVTDPRVKVASEAAEGRSRRIATVTPDSFRDARAIGELFRDGVPVIMNLTGMEPTDAKRVVDFAAGLIFGLRGSIDRVSTRVFLLTPADTEIVSGEAMRGPSDGFFNQS is encoded by the coding sequence ATGGGATCGGTACGCAAGGCGAGTGCCTGGCTTGGCCTCGTCGACGACAACGATGACGAGCGTTACTACGACGACGACTACGCCGAGAGTCAGGAGACCGGCGATGTCTGGGTCACCGACCCCCGGGTGAAGGTGGCCTCCGAGGCAGCCGAGGGCAGGAGCCGCCGGATCGCCACGGTCACCCCGGACAGCTTCCGGGACGCCCGGGCGATCGGCGAGCTGTTCCGGGACGGCGTCCCGGTCATCATGAACCTCACGGGCATGGAGCCCACCGACGCCAAGCGCGTGGTGGACTTCGCGGCCGGGCTCATCTTCGGCCTGCGCGGCTCCATCGACCGCGTCTCCACCCGTGTCTTCCTGCTGACCCCGGCGGACACGGAGATCGTCAGCGGTGAGGCGATGAGAGGGCCGTCCGACGGCTTCTTCAACCAGAGCTGA
- a CDS encoding acyl-CoA dehydrogenase family protein translates to MSAKPPAFDPADPLGLDDLLSDEDLAVRATVRDWAARRVTPHIAEWYENGELPGIRDLARELGALGALGMSLTGHGCAGASAVQYGLACLELEAADSGIRSLVSVQGSLAMYAIHRFGSEEQKQHWLPRMAAGEVIGCFGLTEPDHGSDPAAMRTHAREDGTDWVLNGRKMWITNGSVAGVAVVWAQTEDGIRGFLVPAGTPGFSAPEIKHKWSLRASVTSELVLDDVRLPADAVLPEATGLRGPLSCLSHARYGIVWGAMGAARSCFESAVEYARTREQFGRPIGSFQLTQAKLADMAVELHKGILLAHHLGRRLDAGRLRPEQVSFGKLNNVREAIEICRTARTILGANGISLEYPVMRHATNLESVLTYEGTVEMHQLVLGKALTGLDAFR, encoded by the coding sequence GTGTCCGCCAAGCCCCCCGCCTTCGACCCCGCCGACCCCCTCGGTCTCGACGACCTCCTCTCCGACGAGGACCTCGCCGTCCGCGCGACCGTCCGGGACTGGGCCGCCCGCCGCGTCACCCCGCACATCGCCGAGTGGTACGAGAACGGCGAGCTCCCCGGCATCCGGGACCTCGCCCGGGAACTCGGCGCCCTCGGCGCGCTCGGCATGTCGCTCACCGGCCACGGCTGCGCCGGCGCGAGCGCCGTCCAGTACGGCCTCGCCTGCCTGGAGCTGGAGGCCGCCGACTCCGGCATCCGCTCCCTCGTCTCCGTCCAGGGCTCCCTCGCCATGTACGCGATCCACCGCTTCGGCTCCGAGGAGCAGAAACAGCACTGGCTGCCCCGTATGGCCGCCGGCGAGGTCATCGGCTGCTTCGGGCTCACCGAGCCCGACCACGGTTCCGACCCCGCCGCCATGCGCACCCATGCCCGCGAGGACGGCACCGACTGGGTCCTGAACGGCCGCAAGATGTGGATCACCAACGGCTCGGTCGCCGGGGTCGCCGTCGTCTGGGCGCAGACGGAGGACGGCATCCGCGGCTTCCTCGTCCCGGCCGGCACCCCCGGCTTCTCGGCCCCCGAGATCAAGCACAAGTGGTCGCTGCGGGCCTCCGTCACCAGTGAACTCGTCCTGGACGACGTACGGCTGCCCGCCGACGCCGTACTGCCGGAGGCGACCGGGCTGCGCGGCCCCCTGAGCTGTCTGTCGCACGCTCGTTACGGGATCGTCTGGGGCGCGATGGGCGCGGCGCGCTCCTGTTTCGAGTCGGCCGTGGAGTACGCGAGGACGCGGGAGCAGTTCGGGCGGCCCATCGGGAGCTTCCAGCTCACCCAGGCCAAGCTCGCCGACATGGCGGTCGAACTGCACAAGGGGATTCTGCTCGCCCACCATCTGGGGCGGCGGCTGGACGCCGGCCGCCTGCGTCCCGAGCAGGTCAGTTTCGGCAAGCTCAACAACGTGCGCGAGGCCATCGAGATCTGCCGCACCGCCCGGACGATCCTGGGCGCCAACGGGATCTCCCTGGAGTACCCCGTGATGCGGCACGCCACCAACCTCGAATCGGTGCTCACCTACGAGGGCACCGTCGAGATGCACCAGCTCGTGCTGGGCAAGGCGCTCACCGGTCTCGACGCTTTCCGGTGA